Within Alphaproteobacteria bacterium, the genomic segment CATCGGATACGGAGCCGGCGTCGGTGAGGTCGCACGCCAGCGGCGCCGCGGCCGGTCCCAGCTCGTCGGCGCAGCGCTGCAGCGCGTCGAGCCGGCGGCCGAGCAGGCCGACGGCAAAACCGTCCGCGCCCAGGCGCCGCGCGATCGCGCCACCGAGCGCCCCGGATGCACCGAAGACCAAGGCGGTGCCCGCCGCGCCTTCCGGCATGACGGGCCGTTCCGCTCGCCCCCGGTCGTCCGTCGCCGACTCTGCACCGCCCAGCGGCAGCAGGGTCCCGGCCTCGCCGGACAGCAGCGCCTCGCCGTGCTGGTTCCGGGCCGCGAGGTCGAGCACGACCTCGCGCCGCCGGTCCGAGACCCGGATCACGCGGGCGCTCAGCGTCACCCGGTCGCCGACATGGGCCGGTTTCAGGAACCGCAGGGTCAGATAGGCCCACAGCGCGCCGGGTCCGGGCAGGTGCATGCCGATCAGGGTGGAGATGTGGGCGGCATATGCCATGCCGTGGGCAACCCGGCCCGGCAGGCCGTGCCTGCGGGCGAAATCGTCGTCGAAATGCATCGGGTTGCGGTCGCCCGAGTAGGCGGCGAAGCGGTCCAGCAGGTCGGCATCGACGGCCAGTTCGATCGCGGCCTCGCTGTCCACTTTCGGCAGTCCACTCATGGCGTCGTCGGGGCTATGGGCGATCCGGCGTCGGAATGTCCGGTACCGGGCGGCCGCGCTGCGCGGCCCATTCCTCGACCGAAAGCATCCAGTAGGTCGCATCCTGGTAGCGGTCGCCGCCCCAGTACAGGTTCGGCACCGTGGCCACCAGGGTGAAGCCGAGGCGCTTGAAGTTGAAGTTCGACGCAAGGTGGTTGGCGGTCGTCGGCTCGAACACGCGCCTGACCTTGCGCTCGAAGAAGATGAAGTCCAGGCCGGTGCGGCAGGCATCCAGTGCATAGCCGCCTTGCCAGTAGGCGCGGGCGCCGATCAGGTAGCCGATGCTGGAGAAGCGGTGCACCGGATCGACGCGCAGCGTGAACGTGCCGATCCGCTCGCCGGTTTCCCTGGCATGGATCGCGAAGATGAACGTGTCGCGATGGTCGAAGCCGGCGACGAAGCGCTGCAGGCTGGCGATGTCGTGGCGCTGGAATCGCGCCTGGATGAACCGGGTGACCTCCGGGTCGCGCATCCAGCCGAGATAGTCGTCGCCCACGTCCTCCGGCCGGAACCGGGCCAGGTCGACCAGCGTGCCGTCCAGCCGCTCGCGATAGGCCGGCGCCGCCGCCGTCGCTTCGGCCGGTATCGTCACGCCGCGCGCGCCGTTGCCGTTGCCATCCGGCGCAGGAAGCGCACGCCGCTCCGGCCGGTGCCGGCCGGACCGAACAGGAAGCGCTCCTCCAGGTCCCGGCGGGCATCGGCCTTCGCCGCGAACTGCCGGCGCAGGGACGCGTGGTCCTGTGCCAGCAGGGCGTGGAAGCGGTCGATCCAGCCGTCCTCGCGGCAGTCCACCACGAAGGCGCCGCGCTCCAGCGCCTGGCGCGCGGCATCGGTGACGACATACATGCCCGTCTCCAGGAAGACGAACGGCACACGGGCGCTCCAGGCCCAGGACATGATGCTGCCAGGGCCATCGACTATGACCACGTCGGCCGCCGCGCGCATGTTGCGGAAGTCGACGAACTGCTGGACGCGGCAGTTGGCCGGCAGCGCGACAAGTCCGGCCAGCGGATCGGGGTCGAGGTAGCGATAGGTCGGATAGAGCTTCAGCAGCACGTCGTCCGGCAGCCTGCCCAGCACCTGGTCGAGCACCTGGCGGCGGATGTCGTGATAGTGGGTGTCGCGCCAGTAATGCGGCAGGAACTGGAAGTTGTTGGGATAGAAGGCGGTGCACCAGACGATCAGCCGCCGGCTGGCCTTCAGCGCCAGTCGGCCGGCCATGCGCTGGATCGCCCGCGCCCCGACGCGGCGGATCAGGCCGGGCGCGCCGACGACGGCACAGCTCGCCGCCACGTCGACGCCGGCGATCTCGCCGATCAGGTCGCGCTGCGCCGGCGTGTAGAGCAGGGTATGGCCGAGCCACGCCGGCGCCTCGCGCGCGCCGACGGCGAAGTGCATCGGGCTCAGGCCGGGCGCCACGCCATGTTCGGCGACGATGGCCGG encodes:
- a CDS encoding SDR family oxidoreductase, which encodes MSGLPKVDSEAAIELAVDADLLDRFAAYSGDRNPMHFDDDFARRHGLPGRVAHGMAYAAHISTLIGMHLPGPGALWAYLTLRFLKPAHVGDRVTLSARVIRVSDRRREVVLDLAARNQHGEALLSGEAGTLLPLGGAESATDDRGRAERPVMPEGAAGTALVFGASGALGGAIARRLGADGFAVGLLGRRLDALQRCADELGPAAAPLACDLTDAGSVSDAVDRARAAFGPIRAVVHCASAPLAAQPVDEIGAAAVDAHFRVQVHGLVNILRACAPALREAGGGTVTYLGSTAAHGAPPPGLAAYAAAKAAGAALVRSVAAELAPAGVRGNIVSPSFLATELTAHVPERARKLAAAQTPMRRLAERDEVAAAVAFVAGAAGSYVNGHDLVVDGGQVMA
- a CDS encoding GNAT family N-acetyltransferase translates to MTIPAEATAAAPAYRERLDGTLVDLARFRPEDVGDDYLGWMRDPEVTRFIQARFQRHDIASLQRFVAGFDHRDTFIFAIHARETGERIGTFTLRVDPVHRFSSIGYLIGARAYWQGGYALDACRTGLDFIFFERKVRRVFEPTTANHLASNFNFKRLGFTLVATVPNLYWGGDRYQDATYWMLSVEEWAAQRGRPVPDIPTPDRP